From a region of the Mytilus galloprovincialis chromosome 3, xbMytGall1.hap1.1, whole genome shotgun sequence genome:
- the LOC143068389 gene encoding uncharacterized protein LOC143068389, which translates to MVLKGPTNLPNRAGVVFWEMSWTPTVKDQGNHIVCGMAEDSTGHTSDMRCITLIAWDATDPCNPNPCNKNQSCSRIGSSLKVECVCPKKMRLIGQVCIAVSDIPTTTPMKTTQMTTTKTTNIPSTISTTQLSTTRPGTRPTTTKTIATKSTTMPTTTLIMKTTSTNTQQSTTTLTPKSSTPTKSRKYAQTTTQKTTSHMRSTNITKQIATVVNLYSNVIKATSSSIQTASTMNTSQNGDSVKLGKTSNVHKKTSGHICFESEPVTLFTIFFSILLFALGAVGGILGYKVINKKNQLKVMNSSNDSFDINSEK; encoded by the exons ATGGTTTTAAAAGGTCCGACAAACCTTCCAAACAGAGCCGGAGTCGTTTTCTGGGAAATGTCATGGACACCGACAGTAAAAGACCAAGGGAATCACATTGTATGTGGCATGGCTGAAGATAGCACAgg acATACAAGTGACATGAGATGCATAACACTGATAGCTTGGG ATGCAACAGATCCTTGCAACCCAAATCCGTGTAATAAAAATCAATCGTGTTCAAGAATTGGGTCATCATTAAAAGTAGAATGTGTTTGTCCGAAGAAGATGAGATTGATTGGACAAGTATGCATTGCAG TTTCAGATATACCCACAACTACCCCTATGAAAACAACGCAAATGACAACTACTAAAACCACGAACATACCATCGACGATATCAACTACTCAGCTGAGTACGACAAGGCCGGGGACCAGGCCAACAACGACCAAAACTATTGCAACGAAATCCACAACCATGCCAACCACCACCTTAATCATGAAAACGACCTCCACAAACACTCAACAAAGTACGACTACGCTAACTCCGAAATCGTCGACACCTACAAAGAGTAGAAAGTATGCACAgacaacaacacaaaaaacaacatcaCATATGAGAtcaacaaatataacaaaacagaTTGCGACAGTGGTAAATTTATATTCAAACGTTATAAAAGCAACTTCATCATCCATACAAACAGCGTCAACAATGAATACATCGCAAAATG GTGATTCTGTAAAACTGGGTAAAACGTCCAATGTACACAAGAAGACCTCAGGACATATCTGCTTTGAATCAGAACCAGTGactttatttacaatatttttttctattttactgTTTGCATTGGGAGCAGTTGGTGGAATATTGGGATATAAGGTGATCAATAAGAAAAATCAACTCAAAGTTATGAATTCGTCAAACGACAGTTTTGACATAAATtctgaaaaatga